From the Variovorax paradoxus genome, the window GCGCGTTGAAGATGTCGAGGCGAAGGCGGCCACGCGGAGCCGACAGTTCAGTTTTGGTATGCACGATGGGCACAAGAATTCCTTTCAGGGTTGCCCGTCGAAACGGGCGGATGTAGAGAAAACAAGCTCAATGCCGACGAGGCCGTTTTCGGGATATGGCGGCGGCTTTACGCTCACCAGTTGCAGCCGCTCCCAGCGCCGGCCGGCGACCTGCCCCGGAGCCCATCCGTGCAACGCTTCAACGGCACGCGCAAAGGCGTCATCGAGCAACACGAGGGCCCCGGGGTCACCGCGTCGGGCCATGAACGTCACGGCCCAGAAGGGACGCACGAGCGCGCCAGGCGCCTCGCTCACCGGCACGTTGGCATCGATGAACAGCACAGAACCCAGAAGGTCGGGCTCGCGCTCGCCGGTGTCGGAGAACATGCCCTTGACGTTCCACGTCTCGGGAAACTCGCCGCGCAGGCGCTCAACGATGGCGGGTTCAAGTGCAAGCATCAACGCCCCCGAAGCACGAGGTTCGTTACGCCGGTGCCGTCCGGCTCGACGCGATCGATATCGAAGCGAATGCCATCGACGGTGATCGCGTCATCGCGGCGCAGGCCCGACAGATCCGCCGTCGCGCCTTGACAGGCCGGCGCGGACGCATCGGCCTGCATGCCGAACGGCGCCGCATAAGGCCGGTCGAACAGGACACGCGCGGTCTTCGTCACGCCTTCGACGGTGAACGAAGCGCTCACCGCGAAGTCGCTGAAGAAGGCGGACAGGTCTTCGGCAAACATGGGCTTAGACGGTGGCCGCGTCTTCCATCGTGGCGAAGCTCTCGATGTTGCGCACACCGACATCCACGTCTTGCAGCGCGGTGACGCGCACCGTGCCCGTGGTGCTGTGCGTGTACGGATCGACCATCAGGTCGAGGCCGCCCCACATGGCAATCACGAGGTCGGCGAAGTTGCCGAAGATAAGCGCCGACAGGTTGGTGCCGGTGCCCTTCGTGAGATTGCTCGGCACGCCGTTGGTGACAGCCGCGCGGTAGCCGTTCAACGGCTCGCTGCCCTTCTGCCACACACGCTCGCCCGTGCCGGGACCATCGACAAAGGTCTTCTTCAGCTTGCCGCGCACCTTCGCGTTGGTGAGGTAGGCGAGCGTGCCCACGTCGGCATTGGCGACCGACACCGCGGTTTCGAGGTCCACGACGCTGTCCCAGTCCGGTGCGCCACCGTTGGCGCCGCCGAGGACACTCGCCGCGATCTTCGCGAGGATGCCGCTCGGCTCGTTCGCCACGCTGCCGCCGGCGATGGCCGCGCGCTGGATTGCCAGGCCAAGCACCATCGCCAGGTCGGACGAGACGAAGCTCTCCACGTCGATGCTCGACTGCAGCAGCAGCTTGCGGCTGATGTCGGTAAAGGCGCCGACCGTCTTCGGCGACATCGCCACTTGCCCGATGGCCGCGCTGCTTTCGTCGGGCGCCTGACCTTCGGCCACCCAGTACGCGCTACCCGAGCCCGTCTGCTTCGGAATCGCGATGTTGCCCACCAGCCCCGACAGGAAACGGGCGCCGAGCGTGTTGAGCACCATCGCATCACGCAGGATGGTGATGAAGTCGCCGGCCATCAGGTCGGTACCCACGAGGTTGCCGCCGGCCGCTGCCGTGCCGACCACCATGTCGCGCTTCTGCACCTCGAAGGGAATCAGGATGCCGCGCGAGGTCTTGCCGAGCTTCGTCGCCGTGGCATTCGAGCATTCGAACTCGAAGGCGGCTGCATTGCGTGCAGTGACATCGCCCGGGTTCGCGAGCGCGTTGAGAGCGCGCACCATGCTGAAGCGGCGCGTTTCCTTCGGGGTCAGGCCGATGTCGGCGGTGGGCACGGGTTTGTTCGACAGCGTGCGGATGGCCTCGGCTTGAAATTGCTCGACCGTGTGGCCGGCCTGAATCGAGCGCATCGCCAGCTCGGCACCGCCAGGCATGGCGGCGGCGATCTTGCTGATTTCGGCGGCGTGGTTGCGCTGCGCCGTGGTTTCGATGGTGGGGGCCGGGGTGCCGGCGGGCGTGGTTGCGGGCGTCGTCATGGCGCGGTTCTCCGTAGAAGATGGGGTAACGAGAGGAAGGGAAGGAAGAGAAGGAACGGCCGGCAGCTCGGCGGGGAGACTGCGGCCGACACCGACAGTCGCATCCGCTGGCACGCTGACCAGAGACAGCTCGAAGGGCTCCCAGTCGGTCACGCGGTAGGTGTCAGACCCGTCCTTCGTGCCTTCAAGAATGGCTTCGTGAATGATGTAGCCCACCGAAACGTTGACGCGGATGCCGTCAATCACGTCTCGAAAGACTTCCTCTGCGCGCACGCTTCGACCGAAGCGCACTACGGCACGGGCTACCTTGTCCGAACCGATTTCCACAGACTCAACGACCGCGACAACATCTCGTGTGTCGTGGTCGCAAAGGAGGTTCGCGCCGGCGGTTAGGCGGCCGGTGCGCATTGACTTGCGACTGAGGTCCAACACCTCGGTGAACCAGCCGCGATTGACGGGCGTTTCGCTCGCGAAAGCGAGCTTCACGGTGCGCGCTTCTTCGTCAATGGAAGCGCGCTCCACGATGAAGGCGCGCTTGAGTTGCCCGGTGGGCAAATGCTCGCGAAGAGCTTGAGGAAGACTTGAAGTCATGCCGCTATTGCAACTTCGCGGCACTGACATTTATAAGGCGAGTGATGTCACTATGCGGCGACTTCTTCCTCTTCGTTTTCTTCCTCCACACTGGCAGGGCGACCACTCGATGTAGCCTTCGGCGCCGGTGTCGCGACCTTCATTGCATAGGCAGGCAGCACGATGCCGAGCTGCTTCGCCAGGTCTTGCGCTTCCTTGATCTTCAGCATGGTGTCGTAGAAGTCACGTCCCATCTGCGCGCTCAGGTCTTGAGGCGCAACGAGACCTGCACCCACGCCGGCAATGCGCGCGTTCATGTCCTTGAGCGGGTCCACCCACTCCCAGCGACGGCCGAGCCAGTCGTGCGGCGCGAACTTCGCGACCTTCGCCGCGGGCAAGGGGCTACCGTTGGGCATGGTGATCGCGTTCGACAGCAGGGACATCACCATCCACTCGGCACGCACACGCTTGAGCAGGATGTCGATGAACCATTGCTGATCCGATGACCACCGGTCCCGCTCATCGAGCGTGCCGCTGCGGATGCTGGAGAAGTTGACGCCTTCGAGGTCGTTTGCGAGGGCGTGGTACGACACGCGCCAACCGCTCGCAACACGCTGAAGCGCGGTCTTCACGAACGGGCCGAAGACCTCATTCGGATATTTGCTCTCGTGCGGTTTGAAGTCGTAGCCAGGCGGCAACGTGTCGTAGACGCCGGGCTGACTGGTGGTGATCGTGGCCCCGTCGTCGTCGCGCTCGCCAATGGGCAGCGTGCCCGGTGCGGCGTCTTGGTTCTGCGTGAAGAAGCCGAAGTGATTCGCGCCGTGCTCGGCGGCCAGCACGGCGGCCAGCATGAAGCCGCCCAGGTGATGCAGGCTCAGCATCCCGGGCGCCATCCACGGGATGCCGCGCACCTGCTCCGCGCGCTCGACCTTGAACCCGTGGATGATGTCCTCGGCCGCCAGCCGCACACGCTGCCGCGACGTGCGCGGGCCATCGTTCGGATGCGCCTCGAAGATGTGGACCGCGACCGTCCGGCGATAGTTGTCCACCTCCACGCCCATGATGACGGTGTTACCGGTCGAGTGCTCTACGCCGTTGAACGTGGTATCGATCCGGTCCACGTCGATGAGCTGCAGCGCGAAGTTGAATTCGTTTCGCGCGTCAGGCCCGCGCACCAGCCGCACCAGAAACTCGCCATCACTCGGCAGGCCACCGACCAGCGTCTCGCACATGTCGCGCAGCGACTGCCGGCCGGTGACATCGCACACGGACTGCCAGCGCACGAACGCCGCTTCAATGGCATCGTTCGCCAGTTTGTCGGCCTTGCCCGGCGCGTTCTCGACGCGCGCCTGCATCACGAAGCCGGCCGGCCCCACCATGTTGGTTTCGACCATGCCGCAGAACTTGCGCGCGTAGTCGTTGTTGTTGCGCAGCTCCCGCCCACGCGCGCGAAGCCGGTCGAGGTCACCGCGCAGCTCTTCATTGATGCTCGAATAGGTGGCGATCCAGTCGGCCGAGAGACGGTCGATGCGCGCCGCCTGAAAGCGGCGGGTCTGCTTCTTCTTCGTAAGGGAGTTGCTTCCGAAGAGGTTGCGTAGGAATGCCGGGGCCTTCATACGCCGAACCTCA encodes:
- a CDS encoding head-tail joining protein, whose amino-acid sequence is MFAEDLSAFFSDFAVSASFTVEGVTKTARVLFDRPYAAPFGMQADASAPACQGATADLSGLRRDDAITVDGIRFDIDRVEPDGTGVTNLVLRGR
- a CDS encoding phage major capsid protein, with translation MTSSLPQALREHLPTGQLKRAFIVERASIDEEARTVKLAFASETPVNRGWFTEVLDLSRKSMRTGRLTAGANLLCDHDTRDVVAVVESVEIGSDKVARAVVRFGRSVRAEEVFRDVIDGIRVNVSVGYIIHEAILEGTKDGSDTYRVTDWEPFELSLVSVPADATVGVGRSLPAELPAVPSLPSLPLVTPSSTENRAMTTPATTPAGTPAPTIETTAQRNHAAEISKIAAAMPGGAELAMRSIQAGHTVEQFQAEAIRTLSNKPVPTADIGLTPKETRRFSMVRALNALANPGDVTARNAAAFEFECSNATATKLGKTSRGILIPFEVQKRDMVVGTAAAGGNLVGTDLMAGDFITILRDAMVLNTLGARFLSGLVGNIAIPKQTGSGSAYWVAEGQAPDESSAAIGQVAMSPKTVGAFTDISRKLLLQSSIDVESFVSSDLAMVLGLAIQRAAIAGGSVANEPSGILAKIAASVLGGANGGAPDWDSVVDLETAVSVANADVGTLAYLTNAKVRGKLKKTFVDGPGTGERVWQKGSEPLNGYRAAVTNGVPSNLTKGTGTNLSALIFGNFADLVIAMWGGLDLMVDPYTHSTTGTVRVTALQDVDVGVRNIESFATMEDAATV
- a CDS encoding phage portal protein; translation: MKAPAFLRNLFGSNSLTKKKQTRRFQAARIDRLSADWIATYSSINEELRGDLDRLRARGRELRNNNDYARKFCGMVETNMVGPAGFVMQARVENAPGKADKLANDAIEAAFVRWQSVCDVTGRQSLRDMCETLVGGLPSDGEFLVRLVRGPDARNEFNFALQLIDVDRIDTTFNGVEHSTGNTVIMGVEVDNYRRTVAVHIFEAHPNDGPRTSRQRVRLAAEDIIHGFKVERAEQVRGIPWMAPGMLSLHHLGGFMLAAVLAAEHGANHFGFFTQNQDAAPGTLPIGERDDDGATITTSQPGVYDTLPPGYDFKPHESKYPNEVFGPFVKTALQRVASGWRVSYHALANDLEGVNFSSIRSGTLDERDRWSSDQQWFIDILLKRVRAEWMVMSLLSNAITMPNGSPLPAAKVAKFAPHDWLGRRWEWVDPLKDMNARIAGVGAGLVAPQDLSAQMGRDFYDTMLKIKEAQDLAKQLGIVLPAYAMKVATPAPKATSSGRPASVEEENEEEEVAA